Proteins encoded within one genomic window of Bradyrhizobium sp. AZCC 1719:
- a CDS encoding cysteine synthase A → MAFNKDVIEAIGNTPLIKLKHASEATGCTILGKAEFMNPGQSVKDRAGKWMILEAEKRGDLKPGGLVVESTAGNTGIGLAVVASARGYRTLILIPETQSQEKKDMLRLCGAELIEVPQLPYANPNNYQHVGRRLAAQLRKTEPNGVLFADQWNNLDNAKAHYESTGPEIWEQTGGKVDGFICSVGTGGTLAGTSRFLKEQNKDIVTACADPHGFAMYELFKHGQAKSTPGDSITEGIGLGRVTPIIETAVVDDAFLISDEEAMTVIYELLEQEGLCLGGSTGINVAGAIRLAKQLGPGKTIVTVLADSGGRYQSKLFNPAFMRSKNLPVPAWLEKRTNIDVPFEKV, encoded by the coding sequence ATGGCCTTCAACAAAGACGTCATCGAAGCGATCGGCAACACCCCCCTCATCAAGCTCAAGCACGCTTCGGAAGCGACCGGCTGCACCATTCTCGGCAAGGCCGAATTCATGAATCCCGGCCAGTCGGTCAAGGACCGCGCCGGCAAGTGGATGATCCTCGAAGCCGAAAAGCGCGGCGATCTCAAACCGGGCGGGCTCGTGGTGGAATCGACCGCCGGCAATACCGGTATCGGGCTCGCCGTGGTCGCGAGCGCCCGCGGTTACCGCACGCTGATCCTGATCCCGGAAACGCAGAGCCAGGAAAAGAAGGACATGCTGCGGCTGTGCGGCGCCGAGCTCATCGAGGTGCCGCAACTGCCCTATGCCAATCCGAACAACTATCAGCATGTGGGACGGCGGCTGGCCGCCCAGCTTCGCAAGACCGAGCCGAACGGCGTGTTGTTTGCCGACCAGTGGAACAATCTCGATAATGCCAAGGCGCACTACGAATCCACCGGACCCGAGATCTGGGAGCAGACCGGCGGCAAGGTCGACGGCTTTATCTGCTCGGTCGGCACCGGCGGCACGCTCGCCGGCACCAGCCGCTTTCTGAAGGAGCAGAACAAGGACATCGTGACCGCCTGTGCCGATCCGCACGGCTTTGCGATGTACGAGCTGTTCAAGCACGGTCAGGCCAAATCGACGCCAGGCGACTCGATCACCGAAGGCATCGGGCTCGGCCGCGTCACGCCCATCATCGAGACCGCTGTTGTCGATGACGCTTTCCTGATTTCCGACGAGGAAGCCATGACGGTGATCTACGAACTGCTCGAGCAGGAAGGCCTGTGCCTCGGCGGCTCCACCGGTATCAACGTCGCTGGCGCGATCCGATTGGCAAAGCAGCTCGGACCCGGCAAGACCATCGTCACCGTGCTGGCCGATTCCGGCGGCCGCTATCAGTCAAAGCTGTTCAATCCGGCATTCATGCGCTCGAAGAACCTGCCGGTGCCGGCATGGCTGGAAAAGCGTACCAACATCGACGTGCCGTTCGAGAAGGTGTGA